TTGCGACTTGCATGTGGCGGTGCCGGCGCATCTGCAGCCGCTCTTTCGCGAAGGCTATCCGGCGCTGAAGCTCGTTGCCGATCGCGAGATTCAGTCGCTGGAAGCCGCCAGCGCGCCGTTCTACGCGACATACCATATCGGCCTGTTCTCCCCATACGACGAACGCGACCACCAGCCGACCGACCCGCGCGTGAGCAGCATGCAGGACGCCGCCGCGTATATGCTCGGCGTGCCGCCCGGCGAGCGGCGGCCGCGGATCGTCGTCGCCGATACCTCGCGCCGTATCGCCGAACCGTATGTCTGCATCGCGACGCAGGCGACCGCCCAATGCAAGTACTGGAACAACCCGCGCGGCTGGCCGACGCTGATCGCGCATCTGAAGCGGCTTGGCCTGCGCGTGCTGTGCATCGACCGCGATCGCGAGTACGGGCTGCCGGGCGCGCTGAACCGGATGCCCGAAGGCGCCGAGGACTTCACGGGCGAACGTCCGCTGCAGGAACGCGCGAACCTGCTGATGCATGCCGAGTTTTTCGTCGGGCTCGGCAGCGGTCTGTCGTGGCTGGCATGGGCGGCCGGCACGCCGGTCGTGATGATCAGCGGCTTTTCGCATCCGAAGACCGAGTTCCACACGCCATGGCGCGTGATCAACTTCCACGCGTGCAATAGCTGCTTCAACGACACCGCGCACGAATTCGATGCCGACAACTTCAACTGGTGCCCGCGCCGGGCAGACGGCCGCACACAGCGGTTCCAGTGCACGGCGGCGATCAGTCCGGAGTTCGTGATACGAACGGTGGACAGTCTGATCGATGCGCGTTGTGCCGCCTGACTTTCCAGACGGGCTTTGAAAGCTGAACAGGAAATGAAAAAGCCGGACTGCGGGAGCGGCTCACCCTCGGTCCGGCCTGGCTTGTGCGTCTGTTCCTGCTTGTGCGCCTGTTTCGGCCGAGGCTTGCGGCTTACTTCAGGTTC
The nucleotide sequence above comes from Paraburkholderia sp. SOS3. Encoded proteins:
- a CDS encoding autotransporter strand-loop-strand O-heptosyltransferase — encoded protein: MSESVRPAAQRGQRGLTESSFARPGAPALSGPEGIRFDFNYGCRVRVSVDGWRVRMLDLDTHNVVFDEAVRAGETVTSRRKYFVRTLLQVFDGNRLVFEHAFEARAKPVLVRLASAALGDSIAWMPVIDAFREQHRCDLHVAVPAHLQPLFREGYPALKLVADREIQSLEAASAPFYATYHIGLFSPYDERDHQPTDPRVSSMQDAAAYMLGVPPGERRPRIVVADTSRRIAEPYVCIATQATAQCKYWNNPRGWPTLIAHLKRLGLRVLCIDRDREYGLPGALNRMPEGAEDFTGERPLQERANLLMHAEFFVGLGSGLSWLAWAAGTPVVMISGFSHPKTEFHTPWRVINFHACNSCFNDTAHEFDADNFNWCPRRADGRTQRFQCTAAISPEFVIRTVDSLIDARCAA